Part of the Lolium rigidum isolate FL_2022 chromosome 6, APGP_CSIRO_Lrig_0.1, whole genome shotgun sequence genome, TCCTCACAtcatttgtacattatggtacaAACAAACTGAGCAGAAATTCTGACCTGGCAAGTTGTAACTTTATGCAGCTGCTACTCCATGCAGTGGTCGTCATCATCAATGGCACCAACTGATGCAGATGGCAAATTTTTTTCAATCTTCAGCTCAAATTCAAGGAATAAAATGAACATGTGAACGGCACGTGAAGTGCTCAACACACATGACAAATGAAGTCCAAACTAtgtaatcaaataaaatttggaTGCAACTTGATTCAACAAATGGAGTGCTGGACTGAATTCAGAGCCGCTTTCAGACAACATGTGAATATGAAAAAATATGCGTATGTATTTCCGCACGGCGATTGCAAGTACAGTGTGTGTGAAAAAGTCAGAGAGTTGAAGAGACTGTACGCCATCATCATCCCCATCATACAACCAAAGAAAGAATTACTAACAATTTTTTATTGCATATGCTTTACCGATTTGCTTGCAACACATAGTCAGATGGGCAGTTGATACATATACATAGGTGTGTGTGCCCCCGAGAACAAAAAGGGCACCCTGCTGCAGAGAAGCACTCACGGTTCATGCAGCAGAAAGTTCATGTAGTGATGATTGGTCTTTATTTTCTGAATTTCTTTCCTTTTTGTGTCGTTGCGATGTTCAGTTGACATATGATACGTACCCCTTTGAGCAGATGATGCTGAGCACAAGATGGTAATAAACAGAAATCCCTCAGAGGAGAAGCTAAACTAACTGAACATCACAACGGCTTTACATTATATAATTTATCATAGGATAATACATTATGAAATATGAGTGGGTTAGCATCAACATCTGCTAACCCCGATGTAATATAATACTAGATTGTCTAAAGTTATACCGCTTAAAGTAATGCCTAAAGTTATAACTTTGTGTAGCATTCTCCTAGATTTTCTCAATAATACTAGTTTGTCAAAAGTTATACCGCTTAAATTAATCCATAAAGTTATACCTTTGCGTAACATTATCCTAGATTGTCTCAATGTGCTTTCGGAAAAGGTCCCACGCCGACGATAAAAGAATGAGAAAGGCGCTGAATTCAAAATGCTCCAGTCTGAACATTCCATATGCTAGAATTCAGAATGGTAGGAGTAGTAACATAACTTTGTGACCTGTTTAGCAATTTGGATAATTTGATCTAGTCATTCACAACCACCACGCAAATTTACtgggcaaattactacatgtacaaCAGGAATTAGATTGACCATCCTTCAGGTCAGTCTTTTCAAGTTGAAAGAGAATTCACTAGGCAATCCTATACTCATTCATCTATGAAATGATAGATGATCTCATCTGAACTCACGCACACACAAAAAAGGAAGAAATCCAAACCTAAAAACTCAAGCACCCTTTGTATTCCTCTCGTCACATCACTTGTACAGTATGGAACAACATATTTGAGCAGAAACCTGACCTTGTAAGTTGCAACTTCAGTGCAGTTGCCACTCCATACAGTCATCGAAGTCGATGCTGCTCGAGCAGTCGAGCAGCGCGTTCTGCTGCTGCTCGTACCGGCAGATGTAGTTGAGCCCGACAAGCAGTTCGCAGATCACTGCCTCCGACTTCTCCCGGTCGGCGAAGTACAATGTCTGCAGAAGTAGCACATTCCCCTTCAGTACAATCTGCTGCTGCTCGAAGTTCCTCTCGGCCTGCCACCGCATCGTGTCGTGCGCCATGGGCGCCAGCCACGCCAGTGTCTTCTCCAGCGTCTCCCGCCAGTCGTGCGCGAGGAATGCGTCGTAGATGGCAATGTTCTTGACGTAGGTTCTGAGGTTCTTTCTCAGTGACGCCCTCAGGCTCGACGGCAGCATCTGGTACAGGTCGTCCCGGGCCTCCTCGCCGACGAGGTGCGGGTACTGGAGCAGCTTCTCGATGATAAGGATGATGTTGGCGTAATGCAATGCGAGCGCCGAGCCACCGATCGTCGACGGCGGGGCCAGCGACGTCACCGTGCTCTTCGGACCAAACCGTGGTGTCTTTTTGATTTTGGAGGGggtggtcgtcgtcgtcgacgccaGCGGCGTGGTGAGCATCCCTGACCTGATGGCGCTGATGCAGCTGGCGTCCTCTGAGAACTCGTCGTCGAACCCATCCTTCCATGAAACCGAGCTGCTCAGGCTCAGGCACTCCATGAACAGGTTCCCCCCACAATTGGACGGCCGGAGCCGCGGCGTGTCTGCAAGACTGATAATGGCGATCGGCCCTGACTTGGCAATTGCATTGTCTTGGGCGAGATTGCTGCTCCGGATTGGGGCAGAGTACCTGTAGCTGGAGGTGAGCGGGCCGGATAAAAGCTGCCGGCTCTGGTCGCATTGCCGCTGGCGGCGCGAGCTCGGAGCAAGGAGGTCGAGGCCGAGCATGGGGTCGCCGAAGACGAGGCAGATGCGGCGGTAGACGGCGCAGACGGCGCGCGCGAGCAGGAGCACGGCCTTGTCGTATGTCCAGTTCCAGAGCGAGGCGTCCCGGAGGCGGCGCAAGTCGTGGCGACGCCACCGCGCGCGCTGCTCCAGAGCGCGGCGGGCCTCGTCGGTGGGCAGCTTCCGCGCGGACTGCTCGAGGTCGGCGAGCGCGTCGAGCTCGGCGTAgagcgcggccgtggcggcggccaGGCGGTCGAGCTGCCGGACGAGCGCGGAGTCGGAGGACGACGCGGGGGCGAAGGGGGCGGACTCGGAGTAGCGGCCGGCGAGGAGGTCGGCGTAGACGTGGTCGAACCCCTGGAGCGCGGGCGCCGCGCAGCGGCGGCCGAggcgcgcggcgacggcggcgacgcggtTGAGGGCGTCGAGCTTCTCGGCGAGCGCGAGCGCGAGGAGGCGCGCGTCGTCGCCGGGCACGAGGGCGCGCACGGCGCGGGAGCCGAGGCAGAGCGGGCCCAGCAGGCGGGCGGCCTCGGCGTCGGAGAGGGAGCGGTGGAGGTCCGCGGCGCGCGACATGGCGTTGGCAGCCTCGAACGCCAGGATGcccaccgccccgccgccgccgccgtccgccgacgCCTTCTTGGCCTTCTTGGAGAAGGAGGACGAGGTCGCCATGGAGAGCACCTTGTGGACCAGCGGCTCCGCTACCATGGCTAAATCAAGATTCGCTCGCAAAGAAATGCGAAGGAAATCTAGAGCTCTGCGCGCGCGTCAACCCCTGCACTGCAGAAAGAAACGAATCCCGTCGGCGGTTTGAATTCAAAACACCTTCGATCTCTGAGCGAGGATGGGGAGACGACGAGAGGAGTCAACGGCGgaacagagcagagcagagcGCAGGCCGGACAGCATTGACAAAAAAAGATAAGAGcaagaaacaaaagaagaaatTGTCGGGAGCTGAGATGGCGCGGCCAGAGAAATGGCGGGTGGAGAAGATTGGGGTGCCGATGGAGGAGCTGAGATGGATGGGGAAGACGAAAGGGGAGTGAGCTCAGATGCATTCGGCCATGGCCATTGATGCGAGCTAGCTGGTGGCATTAAGTCGCCATAAATCGGAAACCAACAAAAGCAAACGACCTCTCTCTACTCTAGCTgcctcactcactcactcaccTCTGCTCAGCTCAGCTCACGCTCGCTCAGTGCAGTGGTTGGATCCGCCCGTGTAAACTTTTCAGCCCCTTCTCCCCTCACTCTGACTGGTGGGGCCAAACACTGAGATGTGCTGCTGGGTC contains:
- the LOC124659403 gene encoding uncharacterized protein LOC124659403, giving the protein MVAEPLVHKVLSMATSSSFSKKAKKASADGGGGGAVGILAFEAANAMSRAADLHRSLSDAEAARLLGPLCLGSRAVRALVPGDDARLLALALAEKLDALNRVAAVAARLGRRCAAPALQGFDHVYADLLAGRYSESAPFAPASSSDSALVRQLDRLAAATAALYAELDALADLEQSARKLPTDEARRALEQRARWRRHDLRRLRDASLWNWTYDKAVLLLARAVCAVYRRICLVFGDPMLGLDLLAPSSRRQRQCDQSRQLLSGPLTSSYRYSAPIRSSNLAQDNAIAKSGPIAIISLADTPRLRPSNCGGNLFMECLSLSSSVSWKDGFDDEFSEDASCISAIRSGMLTTPLASTTTTTPSKIKKTPRFGPKSTVTSLAPPSTIGGSALALHYANIILIIEKLLQYPHLVGEEARDDLYQMLPSSLRASLRKNLRTYVKNIAIYDAFLAHDWRETLEKTLAWLAPMAHDTMRWQAERNFEQQQIVLKGNVLLLQTLYFADREKSEAVICELLVGLNYICRYEQQQNALLDCSSSIDFDDCMEWQLH